In the genome of Paenibacillus pabuli, the window GCCATATCGTTCAGGAGGTACATATATTGAAGCAATTGAAATGGAACAAAACGACGTCAGCAGCGACACTGCTTATTCTGGCCATAAGTCTGGTTGCTTGCCAAAATAAGGAGATGGTCCAGATCCCGAAGCCGGAGTCTGTCCCTGCACCTGTACAGGAGGAACAAGTTGCGGAAGAACCTGCAACGTCTCTTTACACAGCGCCACTGACGGGTCTGCCTGTTAATGAAGCAATTACTCGCCGCCCATTGGCGGTCATGATTAACAATGCTCCTGCAGCACGGCCCCAGTCAGGTCTAAGTGCGGCGGATATTATTGTTGAAGTGCTTGCAGAGGGAGGCATCACCCGTTTTATTGCCATCTTTCAAAGTGAAGGCGGAGCAGAGACGGTCGGGCCCGTGCGCAGTATCCGTCCGTATCTGATTGAGCTTGGTGAGAGTTATGATGGTGTATTGGTTCATGCGGGCGGCAGCCCGGACGCTTATTCCATTTTGCAGAAGCAGCAGAAACAGCATATGGATGAGATATCAAATAGCGGTCCTTATTTCTGGCGTTCCTCGGATCGTAAAGCACCGCACAATCTATATACGTCGGCGGACAAGCTGAGAGAAGGTGCGGATACTAAAGGGTATAGTCACGACTTTAAATCCCCTGTATATACGTATAACGAAGAAGGTGCCACGTCCGCCGGAGAGGCGGCCAAGCAGTTCGATATTCACTATTTATTGGAGAGTTACCGGGTCACGTATGATTATGATGAAGTTAGCGGACGATATATGAGATTGGTGAACGGAAAGGCAGATCAGGATCTGGATAACGGCAATCCAATCGGGGCGGCCAATATTATTGTAGCGGGTGCGGATCATAAGGTGCTCGACAATGTGGGGAGGCTGTCCGTTAATCTGGAGCAGGGCGGTGAAGCCATGCTGTTTCAGAAAGGTAAAATGATTCGAGGACAGTGGGTCAAAAAACCGGGTGATATTATTCGATTTGTACAAAATGGGTCTGAAGTTGCTCTTGTTCCTGGCAAGACTTTTATCAGTATCGTTCCAAATCAGCCAGACTTTGCAGGTCATGTCGGAATTCAAAATTAATCCAATTTAAAGAGAAATGTAAACGCAGTGTAAAATTTCATCATCATTTTTCCAGCCATTCCAAATAATTAAGATTCATTTCAGATTTATGTGATAAGAATATAAAAAAGGATCATGCCTTATGTACAAACCGTGAAACATTTATGATAAGATATCAAAGGTTGTCATTTCATGTTTCATCGGTTATCGGCAATTTCTCGTAAAGGGGATAGAGCTATGAAGCTTAAGAAGAAGAAGGATATATTTTTTGAGACACTAGAGAACATGGCAGATACGGTCGTGCAAGCGGCTGATTATTTCACCCAACATGTTTCCAACCTTCAGGATGTGACTCTTTTTGCCAATGAAATGAAGAAGTACGAGTCCCAGTGTGATGATTATGTTCATACCATCATTACAGAGCTCAACAAAACATTTATCACGCCGATCGAACGCGATGATATTATGGAACTGACAACGACACTTGATGACGTATTGGACGGACTCGAAGCAACGGCTTCCCGTTTCTATATGTACCAACTGACTGACCCGGACGAATATATCGTTCAATTCGCTGAAATTTTGCGCCAATCGGCTTACGAAATTCAGAAGGCCATTCATTTGCTGTCTCAGAAGAAATTGCTGGCGATCCGCGAGTACACGATTCGTCTGAACGATCTGGAAAACCAGGGTGACGAAGTGCTGCGCAACTGTATCAAGAACCTTTTCGCTACTGTGCCTGATCCGATTGAACTGATCAAACGCAAGGAAATTTACGAACGTCTTGAGACGACAACGGATGCTTGTGAACACGTAGCGAATGTGCTCGAATCCATCATCATGCGTAATTCTTAAGGAGCCAGAGAATAATGGAAACAACGATTTGGGTATTGGGTATAGTCGTCTTCCTTGCACTGGCGTTTGACTTCATTAATGGTTTTCACGATACGGCGAATGCCATTGCAACTTCGGTCTCGACACGGGCACTGACTCCTCGCCGGGCAATCCTTATGGCTGCGGTGATGAACTTTGTCGGTGCCATGATGTTTACTGGAGTAGCGAAGACGATTGGGGGAAGTGTAACAGACCCCACCAAGCTGGATAACGGGATTGAGGTCGTCATAGTCACCTTGATTGCCGCGATTATCTGGAATCTCGTTACATGGTGGTTCGGAATTCCTTCTTCATCCTCGCATGCACTGATTGGTGCTCTTGCTGGTGCTGTACTTGTTGGGGCAGGGTCTGATAAAGTCAAATGGAGTGGATTTATTGACATCGTCGGAGGATTGTTATTATCACCTCTGATCGCATTCGCCATCGGTTATGTGGTCATGATCATTCTTAAATATATTTTTGCCAAGCGCAGTCCGCATAATGT includes:
- a CDS encoding DUF3048 domain-containing protein translates to MKQLKWNKTTSAATLLILAISLVACQNKEMVQIPKPESVPAPVQEEQVAEEPATSLYTAPLTGLPVNEAITRRPLAVMINNAPAARPQSGLSAADIIVEVLAEGGITRFIAIFQSEGGAETVGPVRSIRPYLIELGESYDGVLVHAGGSPDAYSILQKQQKQHMDEISNSGPYFWRSSDRKAPHNLYTSADKLREGADTKGYSHDFKSPVYTYNEEGATSAGEAAKQFDIHYLLESYRVTYDYDEVSGRYMRLVNGKADQDLDNGNPIGAANIIVAGADHKVLDNVGRLSVNLEQGGEAMLFQKGKMIRGQWVKKPGDIIRFVQNGSEVALVPGKTFISIVPNQPDFAGHVGIQN
- a CDS encoding DUF47 domain-containing protein; translated protein: MKLKKKKDIFFETLENMADTVVQAADYFTQHVSNLQDVTLFANEMKKYESQCDDYVHTIITELNKTFITPIERDDIMELTTTLDDVLDGLEATASRFYMYQLTDPDEYIVQFAEILRQSAYEIQKAIHLLSQKKLLAIREYTIRLNDLENQGDEVLRNCIKNLFATVPDPIELIKRKEIYERLETTTDACEHVANVLESIIMRNS
- a CDS encoding inorganic phosphate transporter; the protein is METTIWVLGIVVFLALAFDFINGFHDTANAIATSVSTRALTPRRAILMAAVMNFVGAMMFTGVAKTIGGSVTDPTKLDNGIEVVIVTLIAAIIWNLVTWWFGIPSSSSHALIGALAGAVLVGAGSDKVKWSGFIDIVGGLLLSPLIAFAIGYVVMIILKYIFAKRSPHNVNKGFRTVQIFTAALQAFTHGTNDAQKAMGIITFALVAAGVQDHLDVPLWVKISAATAMALGTSIGGWKIIKTMGTKIFKIEPINGFAADLSAASVIFTATLLHLPVSTTHAITSAILGVGSAKRFSAVKWGLAGRIIITWFITIPITGALAGLLYWIIF